One part of the Streptomyces lienomycini genome encodes these proteins:
- a CDS encoding RDD family protein, translating into MEDVFQAAARRQAEARPAGLGKRLAARLIDTVVLAGVTAVAAVPLGVKAADHVNDKIDQAKLSGETVTVWLLDGTTSTYLGIVLAVLLLFGVGYEALPTARWGRTLGKRLLGLEVRDIEAHEPPSFGAALRRWLVYSVPGLLVVGVVGVAWCLFDRPWHQCWHDKVAGTFVAG; encoded by the coding sequence GTGGAGGACGTGTTCCAGGCCGCCGCCCGGCGCCAGGCGGAGGCCAGGCCCGCCGGGCTCGGCAAGCGGCTGGCCGCCCGGCTGATCGACACCGTCGTCCTCGCGGGCGTCACCGCCGTGGCCGCCGTACCCCTCGGGGTCAAGGCCGCCGACCACGTCAACGACAAGATCGACCAGGCCAAGCTCTCCGGCGAGACGGTCACGGTCTGGCTGCTGGACGGCACGACGTCCACGTACCTGGGCATCGTGCTCGCCGTCCTGCTCCTCTTCGGCGTCGGCTACGAGGCGCTGCCCACCGCCAGGTGGGGCCGCACCCTGGGCAAGAGGCTGCTCGGTCTGGAGGTGCGGGACATCGAGGCCCACGAGCCGCCGTCCTTCGGGGCGGCCCTGCGCCGCTGGCTGGTCTACAGCGTCCCGGGTCTGCTGGTCGTCGGCGTGGTCGGGGTCGCGTGGTGCCTGTTCGACCGCCCGTGGCACCAGTGCTGGCACGACAAGGTGGCCGGCACGTTTGTCGCGGGCTAG
- a CDS encoding RDD family protein, with protein sequence MSSEPPPGAGGQQPPDDDPLRKNPYDNPPPPPPPGDGGGPYGGGPYGGPPPPGGGGPYGGGPYGGDPYGGGGSPSDPLAGMPPLADSGRRTLARIIDMILVGIVVWLLSWAFNVQEYQVDGDDVSVGKSFWQSLIAAVLYVGYDTYMTTKTGQTLGKKWLGMRVANLSDGATPSGQTSLIRALVLWIPFAFCCACVWTIIAGGWSFFDRPYKQGLHDKAAKTVVVNTR encoded by the coding sequence ATGAGCAGCGAACCGCCCCCCGGCGCCGGCGGGCAGCAGCCGCCGGACGACGACCCGCTGAGGAAGAACCCCTACGACAACCCGCCCCCACCCCCGCCCCCCGGTGACGGCGGCGGTCCTTACGGCGGTGGCCCCTACGGCGGCCCGCCTCCCCCCGGCGGCGGTGGCCCCTACGGCGGCGGCCCGTACGGCGGCGACCCGTACGGCGGAGGCGGCTCCCCCTCCGATCCGCTCGCCGGGATGCCGCCCCTCGCCGACAGCGGCCGACGCACGCTCGCGCGGATCATCGACATGATCCTCGTGGGCATCGTGGTCTGGCTGCTCAGCTGGGCCTTCAACGTCCAGGAATACCAGGTGGACGGCGACGACGTCTCCGTCGGCAAGTCCTTCTGGCAGTCCCTGATCGCCGCCGTGCTCTACGTCGGCTACGACACCTACATGACCACCAAGACGGGGCAGACGCTCGGCAAGAAGTGGCTCGGGATGCGGGTGGCCAACCTGTCCGACGGAGCGACGCCCTCGGGGCAGACGTCGCTGATCCGCGCGCTGGTGCTGTGGATCCCGTTCGCGTTCTGCTGCGCCTGCGTGTGGACGATCATCGCGGGTGGCTGGAGCTTCTTCGACCGGCCCTACAAGCAGGGCCTGCACGACAAGGCGGCCAAGACGGTCGTGGTCAACACCCGCTGA